One window from the genome of Epinephelus fuscoguttatus linkage group LG3, E.fuscoguttatus.final_Chr_v1 encodes:
- the ptger1a gene encoding prostaglandin E receptor 1a (subtype EP1), with protein MLALSHYNSSAPPLLPRFSNDSGGRVEARVAVEGLSQQGNLTLVQPTTSGVIVVVLSMTLGIISNIVALFILANAYSRQPRRTKATFLLFATSLVITDFIGHVIPGALVLRLYLSGGVHPEDFNSSDGMCQFLGGSMVFFGLCPLFMGCAMAAERCLGVTKPLLHSSLVTKTRAKICLSIIWLAALCVALLPCFQLGSYSYQDPGTWCFIKVLSDTQEVDVAFVTLFSGLGLTSLAVALVCNTISGLTLVLARLRRQPGSLHSSKSHDIEMVVQLVGIMVTSCICWSPLLIFGLISAIRSYTGTIGEDLSSYKTLMVMGVRLATWNQILDPWVYILLRRTVLRKIYLIVKCQAGLRGNILGRWEPTSFPSSEKNDVNQV; from the exons atgttagctcTGAGCCACTACAACTCCTCAGCCCCCCCGCTTCTCCCCCGTTTCTCTAATGACAGTGGAGGGAGGGTGGAGGCCAGGGTGGCTGTTGAAGGGCTATCGCAGCAGGGAAACCTCACGTTGGTGCAGCCCACCACCAGTGGCGTCATTGTCGTTGTGTTGTCCATGACACTTGGCATTATCTCCAACATTGTGGCTCTCTTTATCCTGGCCAATGCCTACTCCCGTCAGCCCCGACGCACCAAAGCCACGTTCCTTCTGTTTGCCACTTCACTGGTGATCACAGACTTCATCGGCCATGTGATCCCTGGTGCTCTGGTTCTCCGGCTCTACCTCTCTGGAGGTGTGCACCCTGAGGACTTTAACTCCTCTGATGGGATGTGTCAGTTCCTGGGTGGCAGCATGGTGTTCTTTGGCCTGTGCCCGCTCTTCATGGGCTGTGCCATGGCTGCTGAGCGCTGCCTGGGTGTCACCAAGCCGCTGCTGCACTCATCCCTGGTCACCAAAACCCGAGCAAAGATCTGCTTGTCAATCATCTGGTTGGCGGCTCTGTGTGTGGCCCTGCTGCCGTGCTTTCAGCTGGGCTCTTACTCCTATCAGGACCCAGGGACCTGGTGTTTCATTAAAGTGCTCAGTGACACTCAGGAGGTGGACGTGGCATTTGTGACGCTCTTCTCTGGACTGGGTTTGACCTCACTAGCTGTGGCGTTGGTGTGTAACACCATCAGCGGACTGACGCTGGTGCTCGCTCGGCTCAGGAGGCAGCCGGGCTCCCTTCATTCATCCAAGTCCCATGACATAGAGATGGTGGTGCAACTGGTCGGCATCATGGTCACCTCATGTATCTGCTGGAGTCCTCTGCTG ATCTTTGGCCTGATATCAGCGATCCGCTCCTACACAGGAACCATCGGAGAGGACTTGTCCAGCTATAAAACCCTGATGGTGATGGGTGTGAGGCTGGCCACGTGGAATCAGATCCTCGACCCCTGGGTCTACATCCTGCTGCGCCGCACCGTTCTCCGCAAAATCTACCTCATCGTTAAGTGCCAGGCGGGACTGAGGGGTAATATTTTAGGCCGCTGGGAGCCCACCTCTTTCCCCAGCTCAGAGAAGAATGACGTCAACCAAGTTTGA